A genomic region of Catharus ustulatus isolate bCatUst1 chromosome 32, bCatUst1.pri.v2, whole genome shotgun sequence contains the following coding sequences:
- the DMAC1 gene encoding distal membrane-arm assembly complex protein 1, giving the protein MSPQGAEAAPGAVPGSGAASPRPLFGGCWSCRLLSGAGLLMAAIWVYQGPRSVMKKGIPPSMGAIAQITFAAGLGAWGIVILADPVGSWHRRNP; this is encoded by the exons ATGTCGCCGCAGGGCGCGGAGGCCGCTCCGGGCGCGGTGCCGGGGTCCGGTGCGGCCTCGCCGCGGCCGCTGTTCGgcggctgctggagctgccgcTTGCTGAGCGGCGCGGGACTGCTGATGGCCGCCATCTGGGTGTACCAGGGCCCTCGGAGCGTCATGAAAAAGGGAATCCCCCCCTCCATGGGCGCCATCGCCCAGATCACCTTCGCCGCCG ggTTGGGGGCCTGGGGCATCGTCATCCTCGCCGACCCCGTGGGCAGCTGGCACCGCAGGAACCCCTGA